A genome region from Bradyrhizobium commune includes the following:
- the gltX gene encoding glutamate--tRNA ligase encodes MSDSVVTRFAPSPTGFLHIGGARTALFNWLYAKKHGGKMLLRIEDTDRERSTEAAIGAILDGLKWLELGWDGDVIYQFSRAARHREVAEQLLADGKAYRCYATAEELSAMREKARAEGRTRLYDGLWRDRDPATAPSDVKPTIRLRAPQTGETVIEDQVQGRVVWQNENLDDLVLLRGDGNPTYMLAVVVDDHDMGVTHVIRGDDHLINAARQKQIYDAMGWALPSMSHIPLIHGPDGSKLSKRHGALGVDAYRAMGYLPAALRNYLVRLGWSHGDQEIFSTEEMIAAFDLANVGRAAARFDFAKLENLNGHYIRHADDQSLVKMFEDVLDHVVPCRDDIKAKLNDTTRTQLLKAMPALKERAKTLIELIDSAYFIFADRPLELDPKAAALLTPENRKLIGQLHSALENVETWNAASAEAALRAFAEENSLKLGAVAQPLRAALTGRSTSPGIFEVLDVLGRQESLGRLKDQAKD; translated from the coding sequence ATGTCCGATTCCGTCGTCACCCGCTTCGCTCCCTCCCCGACCGGCTTCCTCCATATCGGAGGCGCACGCACGGCGCTGTTCAACTGGCTCTATGCGAAAAAGCACGGCGGCAAGATGCTGCTGCGGATCGAGGACACCGACCGGGAGCGCTCCACCGAAGCTGCGATCGGCGCCATCCTCGACGGGTTGAAATGGCTCGAGCTCGGCTGGGATGGCGACGTCATCTACCAGTTCAGCCGCGCCGCCCGTCACCGCGAGGTCGCCGAGCAGTTGCTCGCCGACGGCAAGGCCTATCGCTGCTACGCCACCGCCGAGGAGCTCAGCGCCATGCGCGAGAAGGCGCGCGCAGAGGGCCGCACCCGCCTCTATGACGGCCTATGGCGCGACCGCGACCCGGCAACGGCGCCGTCCGACGTCAAGCCCACTATCCGTCTGCGCGCGCCGCAGACCGGCGAGACCGTGATCGAGGACCAGGTCCAGGGCCGCGTGGTCTGGCAGAACGAGAATCTCGACGATCTCGTCCTGCTGCGTGGCGATGGCAACCCGACCTACATGCTCGCGGTGGTGGTCGACGACCACGACATGGGTGTCACCCACGTCATTCGCGGCGATGACCATCTGATCAACGCCGCGCGCCAGAAACAGATCTACGATGCGATGGGCTGGGCACTGCCGAGCATGTCCCACATTCCGCTGATCCACGGCCCGGACGGCTCAAAACTCTCCAAGCGCCATGGCGCGCTCGGCGTCGATGCCTACCGCGCCATGGGGTACCTGCCGGCTGCGCTGCGCAACTACCTGGTCCGGCTCGGCTGGAGCCATGGCGACCAGGAGATCTTCTCGACCGAGGAGATGATCGCGGCGTTCGATCTCGCCAATGTCGGCCGGGCGGCGGCGCGCTTCGACTTCGCCAAGCTCGAAAACCTCAACGGCCATTACATCCGCCACGCCGACGATCAATCACTCGTGAAGATGTTCGAGGACGTGCTCGACCACGTCGTGCCGTGTCGCGACGACATTAAGGCCAAGTTAAACGACACCACGCGCACCCAGTTGCTCAAGGCCATGCCGGCCCTGAAGGAGCGCGCCAAGACACTGATCGAGCTGATCGACAGCGCCTATTTCATCTTCGCCGACCGGCCGCTGGAGCTTGATCCCAAGGCCGCAGCCCTGCTGACGCCTGAGAACCGCAAGCTGATCGGCCAGCTTCATTCCGCGCTGGAGAATGTGGAGACCTGGAACGCGGCTTCGGCGGAAGCCGCGTTGCGTGCCTTTGCCGAGGAAAACAGTCTCAAGCTCGGCGCGGTCGCCCAGCCTTTGCGGGCCGCGCTGACGGGCCGGTCGACCTCGCCTGGCATATTCGAGGTTTTGGACGTGCTGGGACGCCAGGAAAGTCTGGGCAGGCTCAAGGATCAGGCCAAGGACTAG
- a CDS encoding glutamine--tRNA ligase/YqeY domain fusion protein, translated as MSIEPVATEVGRDFIRDIIQADLDQAKYTEIVTRFPPEPNGYLHIGHAKSIALNFGIAQEFPGRCHLRFDDTNPVKEEQEYIDSIQADVHWLGYDWGKNLFYASDYFDRLYEWAEKLIRDGLAYVDDQSQEEIRLARGTLTEPGKNSPFRDRTVDENLDLFRRMKAGEFPNGARVLRARIDMSSGNINLRDPVLYRILHAHHPRTGTKWSIYPSYDYAHGQSDAIEGITHSICTLEFEDHRPLYDWFIEKLPVPSKPHQYEMARLNLTYTLLSKRVLTQLVRDGHVAGWDDPRMPTMAGMRRRGVPPAALREFVKRIGVAKANSVVDVGMLEFCIREELNRTAQRRMGVLKPLKVVIENYPEGQTEELEAINHPDDPSAGTRKITFGRELYIEQDDFMENPPKKFFRLSPGNEVRLRYAYFVKCTGVIKNDAGEVVELRCTYDPATRGGNAPDGRKVKATMHWLPAASSVPAEIRIYNQLFANPSPDASNFAADLNPQSLEILSDARIEASVAESNATEPMQFERQGYFVRDRDSTPGKPVFSRTIGLRDTFAKEVAKG; from the coding sequence ATGAGCATAGAACCGGTGGCGACTGAGGTTGGGCGCGATTTCATTCGTGACATCATCCAGGCCGACCTCGACCAGGCCAAGTACACGGAGATCGTGACCCGGTTCCCGCCGGAGCCGAACGGCTACCTCCATATCGGCCACGCCAAGTCGATCGCGCTCAATTTCGGCATCGCCCAGGAGTTTCCGGGCCGCTGCCATCTGCGCTTCGACGACACCAACCCGGTCAAGGAAGAGCAGGAATATATCGATTCCATCCAGGCCGACGTGCACTGGCTCGGCTACGACTGGGGCAAGAACCTGTTCTACGCCTCGGACTATTTCGACCGCCTGTACGAATGGGCGGAGAAGCTGATCCGCGACGGGCTCGCTTATGTCGACGACCAGTCCCAGGAGGAGATCCGGCTCGCGCGCGGCACGCTGACCGAGCCCGGCAAGAACTCGCCGTTTCGCGACCGCACGGTGGACGAGAACCTCGACCTGTTCCGTCGCATGAAGGCCGGCGAATTTCCGAACGGCGCGCGCGTGCTGCGGGCCAGGATCGACATGTCCTCGGGCAATATCAACCTGCGCGATCCCGTGCTCTACCGTATCCTGCATGCGCACCATCCGCGCACCGGGACCAAATGGAGCATCTATCCGAGCTACGACTATGCCCACGGCCAGTCGGACGCGATCGAGGGCATCACGCATTCGATCTGCACGCTCGAGTTCGAGGACCACCGGCCGCTCTACGACTGGTTCATCGAGAAGCTGCCGGTGCCGTCGAAGCCGCATCAGTACGAAATGGCGCGGCTCAACCTGACCTACACGCTCTTGTCCAAGCGGGTGCTGACCCAGCTGGTCCGCGACGGCCATGTCGCGGGCTGGGACGATCCGCGCATGCCGACCATGGCGGGCATGCGCCGCCGCGGCGTGCCGCCGGCCGCGCTGCGCGAATTCGTCAAGCGCATCGGCGTGGCGAAAGCGAACAGCGTTGTCGACGTCGGAATGCTCGAGTTCTGCATCCGCGAGGAATTGAACCGCACCGCGCAGCGGCGCATGGGCGTGCTGAAGCCGCTCAAGGTGGTGATCGAGAATTATCCGGAAGGGCAGACCGAGGAGCTCGAGGCGATCAACCACCCGGACGATCCGTCGGCGGGTACGCGGAAAATCACGTTCGGCCGCGAGCTCTATATCGAGCAGGACGATTTCATGGAGAACCCGCCCAAAAAGTTCTTCCGCCTGTCGCCTGGCAACGAGGTGCGGTTGCGCTACGCCTATTTCGTCAAGTGCACCGGCGTGATCAAGAACGACGCGGGCGAGGTGGTGGAGCTGCGCTGCACCTACGATCCCGCGACCAGGGGCGGCAACGCGCCCGACGGCCGCAAGGTCAAGGCGACCATGCACTGGTTGCCGGCAGCGAGTTCGGTGCCCGCGGAAATCCGCATCTACAACCAGCTGTTCGCCAATCCGAGCCCGGACGCCTCGAACTTCGCGGCCGACCTCAATCCACAGTCGCTGGAGATCCTCTCCGACGCGCGGATCGAGGCATCGGTCGCCGAGAGCAATGCGACCGAGCCGATGCAGTTCGAACGCCAGGGCTATTTCGTGCGCGACAGGGACTCCACGCCCGGCAAGCCGGTGTTTTCACGCACCATCGGCCTGCGCGACACGTTTGCGAAGGAAGTCGCAAAAGGTTGA